The sequence below is a genomic window from Candidatus Stygibacter australis.
ATATAGTGGATACTGGACAGACAGGTCTTTCACTCTATAACTGTATTGAAGGGGATCCTTTTATTTGTACATATTCTGATGATGATGTCAATCTTGTTGGGTGCATTATGGAAGGCAGCCCGTGTATTGACACAGGTAGAGGTAATTTATATGACGAAGACGGAACCATTTCTGATATGGGAGCTATACCAACGGTTGTTGATGTAAAAGAATGCGAAGGTAATCACTGGAACTGGGAAAGTTTCCCCAGAGTCGGGGAACTGCAAACCGATATTTCGGATAATGTAAGTGACATTCTGGATATGAGCGATTTATATCCCTATGATCAAGGGGCAATTATGCAAGTTGCTGCAAATATTCAACTTCAATATTCATATTATGTTACTAACTGGTATCCAGAGGTTATATTATATTCTGCAGTGGGATATAAAGTTAAGAGGTTTACGGAAGATACTTTCTATGTACCGCTGGAAGGTTACCGGCTTAGTAATACTTATCAATTCAGCCTAACAGCCAATGACGATAAATGGCTTGGTTACTGGATACCGGAGACCAGAAATATTGTTGATGCTTTTAATGATCTGTGGAGTCATGTAAAAACCATATATGCCGAAGACTGGTGCTACAAAAGACCGATAAACGGTTACAGCACTCCATCCAGCGTTACCACCGGAAAAAATCTGGAATATGGAAAAATGTATATAATTAATATGGATATTTCTACAACCTATACCTGGGATCCTCCCGGAGGCGGGGGAGTAGAACAGAATCCCGAAAGAGGTACACCTAAATATTTCTATTTTGCCGATCAGCCGGACTACCTGGCAGTAGATATACTTGATATTCCTCAAGGTATAGAGGAAATTGGAGTTTTTCAAGGCACTACCTGCATAGGGGCATCTGTTGTCGAAAGCGAATCGTTGCAGATTTTAGCTTATGTTGATCCGGAACTGAGAGATGAATATGAACTGAGTTTCCAGTTGATCAGCGAAGATCGTAATAGAACTGTAATCGAAGACTGCTGGGTCTATAATGAGAATAACGGAGAATTTGGTAAAGACAGGATCAGGATAGACTCGGACGGTTACATCC
It includes:
- a CDS encoding T9SS type A sorting domain-containing protein, with the translated sequence IVDTGQTGLSLYNCIEGDPFICTYSDDDVNLVGCIMEGSPCIDTGRGNLYDEDGTISDMGAIPTVVDVKECEGNHWNWESFPRVGELQTDISDNVSDILDMSDLYPYDQGAIMQVAANIQLQYSYYVTNWYPEVILYSAVGYKVKRFTEDTFYVPLEGYRLSNTYQFSLTANDDKWLGYWIPETRNIVDAFNDLWSHVKTIYAEDWCYKRPINGYSTPSSVTTGKNLEYGKMYIINMDISTTYTWDPPGGGGVEQNPERGTPKYFYFADQPDYLAVDILDIPQGIEEIGVFQGTTCIGASVVESESLQILAYVDPELRDEYELSFQLISEDRNRTVIEDCWVYNENNGEFGKDRIRIDSDGYILLSFKEDYPAADSPIPGCHLYQNYPNPFNPETNIRFYLSSETSGAELTIYNIRGQEVKNYDLDSYMGGRDYVITWNGSNNRGDKVSSGIYLYRLRSDQGSVSNKMVLMK